A window of Theropithecus gelada isolate Dixy chromosome 8, Tgel_1.0, whole genome shotgun sequence genomic DNA:
AATGACTTTAGATGggtttccttcattcattcagcaaatgacTTCTAAGTGCCTCCTATCTATACACCAGGAACCCAAGTGTTGGGGATACAGCagcgaaagagagagagagagagagagagagagagtgtgtgtgtgtgtgtgtctgatcAGCTCACGGGAAACGAGGACAAATCAGTGTAGTTTTCCATTTCACTTTGCAAAGCCTGTGTAGATAAACTCAGATCAATTAGAAGCTAAAGCAGAATATGAGAAATGGGCGGAGAAGGCAGAATTAGGAAGAAAGCTAAGACCTGCTTCTAATTTTGTGTTTCTGCTTCTGTAGCTCGCTCCCCCACTGCCTGCACGAAGAGAAGCCAAAGCACCACCCCCTCCACCTCCAAAGGCTCGGAAGTCTGGCATCCCTACTTCCGAGCCTGGATCCCAGTAAGGATCTTGCCCTCTCTGCAACACCGAGTGCCTTAGACAGCTGCTGCCTGAGAACTGGCCTCCAGCCGATGTCCTCATTCCACGGGGCTCCCTGCTGGCTGCGTTTCCTGATCTGGGATGATGTTTACCAGCTCAAAACCGGTGATGTTCTTCCAAAAGCTTCTTTTTGATAGAAGTTTGAGGCCATGCCACCTCCCTTCCAGTCCACATGAAATTCCAGAATCAGTCACAGCCTCTGAATTTCTCAAAGAAGAGATCACATTCAGCATTGTTAAATGTCAGCCTGTACCGCAGAGACATGATGGTCTGCTCAAGCCTGGACAAGTTCTTCCACATTGATGGTGGAATCTCCTCGGAAGGATTTGTTGCTTTATGAAAAGCTGTGCTGGAGACTTAGGTACTTTTCTCACGTGGACACACCCATCCCATCCCATATCGCATCTTGGAAGAGATGGATATCAAATACACTTTGGTAGCTGAAATAATCTTATCTTTCTGATGTCTATCGTGTCTCCTTTGAGGAaaagaacacacatttttaatGGAGATTGGCTGCTTTCAGGTATGTGTGGCTGTCATTGAAAGAGCATGGACTCAAATGTGAGCCCTGAGTTCTTATGTCCACCTAACTCCCATCTTCTTGTGGCACAGGAAAGCTGCCGTCTCCCTGTCTCACCACACTCTTGACTAATGACCCTCATGGCACCGCAGTCATTCCTTCCCTATGGACTTCTTTGAAGCTCTTCCTTTTGCAcatacggtttttttttttttttttttttttttttttttgtcctattACCTCCTCTGAGCGCAAATCACTGGCTACAAGGGACTTACCAGTCTGGATTCAGCAGCTTCTTTTCCAGAACCTATTTGGATGACTCAGCAGCCCCATCTGCTACCTGATTTTACCCTGGAGAACACAGTGCAATATTTCTCTTTGATTATTTATTCCTCTTGATTGTGGAATTAATTTGATTGCTTGCTAATGGTACTAATAGTACtcctttcagaagaaaaaaatggagtgaTTTAGGTGACCAAATATTACATACATAAATAGCCACATGAAGTTTTAGACGTTTGGAGCTGGAAGCCTCAAAGATCAACCAACCAGCCTCCTTATTTagtaaatgaggaaattgaggctacaCATAGAAAATTGTACTACAGATTCTTACTAATAACCCAGCTTGCTAAATTAGGCTATACCCAGGTAACTTCTAGAAGACAACTCTGACAAACTCTTTAATATTTACCCCCTGTTGGAACAATATTTGAAATGTCCCAGGTATTTCTATGCTACTTAGATATTTGTGGCAAAGCAGAAAGCTTTTTGACTGTGAATGCAAAGGTCAACACTGGGGGAAACTTGCTAGCAGTCTCTCCCACAACATTGCCCAGAGTCCTTTCCACTAAGGAggagaagagaacagagaaagagatTTCCATTTCCGCTGCCAGAGCTGGCATTTGCCCGCCTATCGTCTGTGTTTCCTGTTTCACCGCCACCCTTTTAGGAGAGAACTACCAGTTCATCATGAGGGTCAAGGAAGCAAAAAGCTCTCAGAGGTGTCCAAGGCATTACTTAAGAAATGCGTATTGCAGATTCTAGAAGGGGTGTGGAAAAGGTTATCCTTTACCCCCACCCAGTAGAACCTGCAGTGTGCTCGCATGGAAAAATCATGGGCTTTGGAATTAAACCTATTTGGTGGAATTAAACCCATTTGGTTTCAAATCCCAGTTATGACATCTATTAACTTTGCAAACTCacacaaattatttgaaattatctgagttttcattttctcacctTCCAGAACGGGGATAATGCCTCCTGCATGGGTTGTTGTGAGGTTTCAATGAGATGAAATATGGGAAGGAAGAGGTACTCACCTGATGGTCCTTGCTTTTCTCTGCTAGGCCTGAGTAGGAACTGGAACTCTCTTAAGAGCAttactgatacttttttttttcttccaaagtaGTTTGGAATGCGAGTGCAAGTTagttctgcacatgtagcccTTCTCCAAATGGTGGTTTCCTTTGAAGCcttttacatgaatatttttgACTAGAGACAAACTTAGTAAGAACTCAAGAGGATTTTAAATGGAAAGAACTCAAGCTGTAGAGAAAGGAGGAGGCAACAGAAAGATATGTAGGGCTTACCTAGAGCCTGGCACGACTTCTGAGAAGTCACCCAGCAGACCGGCTAGAGGGGATTTGTGTGCCACACTCTACTTTCTGGGCTGCcattaaaatagaaagatataaACTGGAtcaccaaaaaaaccaaacctcAAGGCTATCCTTCCAGAGCAGTAGAAATGAGTCCCACAGCCTCGTCTTtgagcagaggctgggaagatAGGATACATCACTGTCTGGATACCTTCTCTTTTTAATAGAACATATTCCATATGATTTCCTTTCCACCTTAATGGAAATAATAGCTCTCTCCTGCCTGAACAAAAGGGATTCCAGGTAGTATTGTGGCTAAGAGATTACAGCGGACGATGGAAGGTTCATTTTTTAGGGAAGCTGTTGGGTGGGAAGAGtcacatttgacaaaattcataaGTAATGTTGATGTCTGTCCTGAAGTCAAAGAGGATGACTGTAAAGAAACACCTCatgattacattaaatataagaGATAAGGagcaaggaggaaaaaagagaaagaattggtctttatttttcttgctaagAACTCTGGAGTATTGAAAGGCATTGAAATTAGCCCTAAAATTGTCACAACTTTTGTGAACACTGCTTTATGGTTGGAggtgttttaaaatctttatttcctctctttctctctctgttctagTGACTTGACTtgctctaagatttttttttttttttaaagaattgttggccgggcacggtggctcaagcctgtaatcccagcactttgggaggccgagacgggcggatcacgaggtcaggagatcaagaccatcctggctaacacggtgaaaccccatctctactaaaaaatacaaaaaactagccgggcgaggtggcgggcgcctgtagtcccagctacccgggaggctgaggcaggagaatggcgggaacccgggaggtggagcttgcagtgagctgagatcgggccactgcactccagccttggtgacagagcgagactccgtctcaaaaaaaaaaaaaaaaaaaaaagaattgttgtATTCAACATATATCAAGTTCTTATGGAATGCCAGTCATGGTACTAGTCCCTTGGGATGTAGCGGTTGAGTGTGTTCAATGGAAACAGCCCCAGTATACAAAGACAGTTCACTGTGGTGTGCTGTAGCACTGGAAAGGGAGTGGTACTAGATGAAAATAAAACCCTAAATAAGACTGCTGGGCCATGGGTtgcttcctcctcttccaccttAACCCTCTGATTCCAGAATTGCAGTCATTTTCTCCTGCCAGGGAAACCCATTAAAAACTGCAGCCACACTGCAAATTCATAATGTAAAACAAGATGTAAAGCAGGTTTTGGGAAAGCAATCTACCTTTATTTACTCTTTCCAAGCTGGAAGAGTCCTTCTCCTCTAGTTGCCCCTAGGTCActggctaatttcttattttaaaatttagatggaACTCATATACAGTTAAGTGTACAAATCTTAGCCATGCAGATGGGTAATTTTCACATAGCGATCTGCCCATGTCCCTGCCTCTAAGATACAGACACACACTGTTTTCAGCACCCCAGAAGGTTCCCACATGCCCGTGGCGCCATTTTGCGAAAGGTATTTAGAAGGCCCTTCAAATTTGTGGCTTCCTTTCTCATACTTCTCAGGTATaataaaaaggggagaaaaaccCCACCCACAAAACAAGGCTATAAAGATTGTGTACCTTTTAAAGAGTCAATTTGTAGTCAGTTCctgggcctctctctctctctttttttttttttttaattttgaagctACCAGAGGTTTAGAATTCCTTCAGCCTTAGCTGGTTTTATTCTCGGTAAACAAAAAGAGGGGGAGGATTTGAAGGAAACTTAATTTTCTGTACAAAGGCTTTGAGGTCCATGGACTATACTTGTCCCATTTATCATCCCAGGTGGTGCTTTGACCCTGCCATACCCTGGCTGTTAAGATAAAAAGATTTGTGGacattaaaattatgaatatgCCAGTAATAATCCAGCACACATTGATATATTGACACAGATTACCATAATTTGTGCAACATCTTATAAACAATGTCAATTTCCATAGTAGTCTCAGGTTTCACCAGCCTGGCCCACTGTATCTAGACTTTAggttcattttaataattatgcTTTCCTTCTCTGTATCATTTGGGAAGTTGATAAATATCACTTTCTTAGATACCTTCATTCAATGATATGTCTGGCTTTTACAATTAAATTGGAAAAGGTAAGTTTCTGTTTGGGTGGGTTGAGAGTTGGACTATCAATTCTAATCTACAAAAGGAAATTCATGATTTCACTCTGACACCTAGGATCTAGCCAAGGTTAGTCTGCAGTATCAGATGGTCAAACTCATTTACTATTAGCCGTATTTTGTGAGTTGTTCATCTAAACTTTGTCAAAATGCCTTTGCCATGATTTTGTTGCTATCTGGGTTTCAAACACGGACAGTTAGGAAGATGTGCATTGAAGTAGGAAAATTTTGTTCAGAtttgctgttatttattttttaaattaaaaatggaaatgtattttaaagtttattgtgTGTTTAGTTTGTTATTGCCCTTATGTTAATGAAATCATTCCTGAACTTTGCAGTTTTTCCTTACCCACGCCTCTTTCATGACACATCACACCTAGCATTTTTCTGGCTTGTTTCCTTACAGGTCCTATTAGGTTAAACCTGCACTGTGGGGCCCTGGAGTCATCTTTgcccagaaataagaaaaattacaaaCCACTTGGTTCTTTTCacccttctgtcttttttttttttttcttttttttgctatCTGGGCTGACAATTTTCTGATAGCAATTCATTTAATGTACGTAGGTTCTGTTTCTTTACCCATTCCCCACAGATATTTAGAcaggtaaagaaagaaataaaaaggttaaaGGGGATATCTAATAACTTACATGAAAAGGATAGGAACTGGTTCTAAAATGGTTGAATGTTTATATCACTGGGGAGAGGCCACTCCCAGACCAATTACATCAGAATTTCTAAGGGTGGGGAGTAAGATCCAGGCATCCACATTTCTTTAAAGTCCCTCCCATGTTATTCCAATGCTAGACCAAGGTTGGAAAACCACCACATAAAGGAAATAAGACTTTAGGAAATTGGTATTTAAAGTGTGTTTCATAAAATCCCTGCTGGTGGTGGGTCAAGTTGGAGAGAGGAAAGGGGCAGTCACACTTGTATTAGTTAGCACCACTGTTTAGTCCTGAGCTTACAACTTACAATTTTTAACCCCCAAGAAAGTGTTCTGTCCAGgagctgtggctcaagcctgtaatctcagcactttgggaggccaaggcaggaggattgcctaagcccaggaggtagaggcaaCAGtaagccctgatcatgccactgtactccagcctaggtgacagagtaagaccctgaccctgattccacaaaaaaaattttaaaaattagccaggcacagtgctgcgtgcctatagtcccagctacttgggaggctgaggtaggaggattgcttgagcccgggaagtcaaggctctacaaaaaataaaaacaaattagctgggcacagtggtgcctgcctgtagtcccagctgcttgggaggctgaggtgggagaatcacttgagcccaggaggtcaaggctgcagtgagctgtaattatgccactgcactccagcctgggtgacaaagtgaaaccctatctcaaaaaaaaagaaaaaaaaagtgttctagtACTTTGTTTTTTAGAAGCAATAATGCTTCACTGTGTTCGTATGATTTATAAGAATCATGCTTCTTGAAAACAGCACAGAATTTGGGCCCTAAATACTAAATTGACAGATCTGGGTAATCTTTTGGCTCTAAGATCCCCATTGAGAAATACTATAAAGTGTCTTCCTCTGTCAAGATCTAAGTGCTATTATCTTATGCAGTGATTCTTGGCTTTTTTCTAGTCATCTGTAAGCTACTGCAACTTCTAAAAGTTTTgctaaaatgatatattttcgAACCATTCTTTTTACTACTTGATCATTTAAAGCCATATGCATTTGAGAACTCATCTCATTAAATGATATGTTTCCCTACCCTTTATTATAAAaggcttaggatttttttttttttcttaaagctacATTGATGAGTTAGAGTCTTCAGATTCAGGGAAGTGTTTATGATTTTATAAGGAggccattttcatttcaaaatggggtctcactctgttgcccaggctaaagtcagtgttgcaatcatggctcactgcagcctcgaaatgggctcaagcgatcgttatgcctcagcctcctcagtaactggaactggtgtgagccaccatgctcagcttccaactggccattttcactctcctccttctccttagTTATTTGGGCCATTTGAGAATCAAGGGTACCTCCTGAAAGCCTCTAACATCAGCATCAGGCAGTTGGATGACATCTTTTTATCCCATTCAAGGGAGGCCTGCAGCTGGCCCTAAAGAAACTGTTCCAAAGACAAACTTTGGCTAAGGAAATCTGACGCTTCAAGCAGGATGTGTAAGTTAAGTGGGTGTGTTGCTTTTTGTTAATGTGTTAAGTAATGTGAAGATTGTAAAGTATactgttttcattaaaatatatatatatatatgtagtcaCTGGGTAATTGGCTAATGGAAGCCTCTCATCTTGCTCACATGTATTGATTAGTGAAAGAGtgcagttttgcttttgtttcataaAGCAGACTGTGGATCACATCATAGCCTAATTTTATTAAAGACAGAGTGAAGAAATTATTTGATTCCACTTTAGAGACTCTTCCAATGGAGGTATTTGGGAAATCTGTCATTGTGCAGTAGCAAATACTTGTATTAAAAAGAGGCGGTTTTCCCCCACGGGATGTTTCTCACCCCTTTCAGATTTCTTAGCATaagtctttccttttttgagggAGCAGGGTAGGGGGTAGGGAGGCAAGTTCATTTGATTAAAAGAGGAAAAGGGCTTAGATCTTTGACAGGTCAGTTTGTTACTGAGACATTGGGCAAGTtatctgaaatttgttttttttccaatggTCTCATAGCCACTTGGAAGTTATGCGGCTAAATGAGAACATCAGTGTCATAGTGTCTGGGGCCTTATGGAGGATTAGTCATTGCTAAATCTACATTGACCTATGAACCCTAGTTTCCTGTTTCAGCTCCAATGGACAAAATAACCCAGCATCCAAAGTCCAGTTCTGTTGGCTGCTCATCATAGGGCAATACTGGAACAGTGAACATGGAACCAAACATGGCTGGGTCTCCTAaactctctgagccccagtttcctcattttaaagcAAAGCCAATACTAACTACAATCCAAGGTTCTTACGATGGTTAGTAAAAATATCTGTGCACATATCTAGCACAAAGCCTGCTCCTGGTCTTTTTGGAGAAAGAATGGTGGCAATGCTATCTGACCAGGGGACATGGGAATAAGAGTCCCGTCACCAACAGTCTGTGTACTCCACTGTGTTTCTTAAAATCAAACAGATCAAGCAGAAGAACACTCTTACTATTTTTAGGTCTCAGTCCCAACCCTCAGTGTACACCACGTGGACAGATTGCATGGGACCAGAAGGAGCACTGGACTAGGAGCCCCTGGAGGCCCCCTCCTCCTTACCTCCAGGTCTCACTTGGGTTCCACTAAACTTTCAAAGGGTTTGGAGACAGTCAAGGGAGGGAACTTCTTTCCAAGTGGGAGAAAGCCTTGGCTGTGGCCCCACCTCAACTTCTGTAGAGTATAGTCAAAGATAAAGTTATAATCCCATAGAAACTGGAGCTGAATCAGCTTTTTCTGGCTGGACTAGTAGTGTGGCTATTCTGCTTGTGGGCAGATGCAGGGTAGGGGTGCTGGAGAGCCTGAGATCCCTGCTGTCAACAACAGACACTTTATCTCATCTGCCCTCCCATCTGCCACCTGTATACACACCTGGAGGGCTCCCTTTTTTGGGCTTACAGTACCCCTTCCCCGGGAGTTCTGAATTGGAGAAAGATTTAACCAGGTATGCCACTTCACTCACAACACAGCACTTTATTATGGAGTATGTGCAACTTGGTGTAAGGATTTCTGAAATTCACACAATTTACAGGTATTTAATGGGTTATCAATTTTCAATGTCAGAATTATACTCAAGCCATGTTAGTAATGCCTTCTGGCCCAATAGATTTAAATCTTCTTCTGCCCAGTTTCCTCTTCAATCAGACTTTcctgaaaaatatataacaaatatatcaAGACTGACTTTACCAGCtgaatttcattacatttttgacattttagtttCTAAAATATCAGTCTAGAAGGAATTGGTCTGTTTGATTTTGTATTCCAGTTAGTGCTAGAGAGACATGATAAAttgggtttgttgtttttttgtttgagacagaacctcactctgtcacccaggctggaatacagtagtatgatctcagctcatggcaacctccaccttccggcgtcaaatgattctcgtgcctcagcctctctagtagttgggattgcaggcatgcatcaccacatctggctaatttttatatttttagtagagacagttttgccgtgttggccaggctggtcttgaactcctgacctcaagtgatccacttacctcggcttctcaaagtgctgggattacaggcatgagccactgtgcctggccgattgGGTCTTTTTAAGCTacttaatatacataaaatctaCATTAGTAGTTTAAGAGTGAGTTGTGAGGAAGGAAGTGAAAAAAAGTCTGGTTATTTACTTTGCTATTAAACCAGtctttgcttcagtttcttcataatgtcatGTTTGGCAAATTTCACTGCTTGCCAGTTTTGTAATGCAGTaagcaaaattagaaaaagaaaggaaatagtctgggagtggtggctcacgcctgtaatcccagcactttgggaggccaaggtgggcaaatcataaggttaagagatcgagaccatcctggccaacatggtgaaatcccgtctctactaaaaatacaaaaattagctgggtgtggtggcacgtgactgtaatctcagctactcgggaggccgagtcaggagaatcacttgaacccaggagacggaggttgcactgagaTGGGATTGCACCTCACTctggcctggcgacagagtgagactccgtctcaaaacaaaaaaaaaagaaagtaaaagaaaggaagtaatGATATCTGCCCACTTTTTTCTTTGTCCGTGAGTATATTAAGTTGAAGTCACTGTAGACAAAATTAtagcttatttttatatatgatttatttGGGCTTACCGAGCTCCTAGGCATAACTGATAATTAACTGTAATGCCTTCTGATTGCCACAAATAAGTGGACAATAGAGATCAGAGAATATCCACATCAAATTCAACTTAAgtcaggcagagtggctcacacctttaatcccagcactttgggaggatcacttgaggctgggatttcgagaccaccctggacaacacagaccctgtctctacaaaacattaaaaaataaaatcagctgggtgtggtggcaagggcttatagtcccagctactagggaggctaatcTAGTctcaagaattgcttgagcctaggaggttgaggctatggtgagcattgattgcaccactgtactgtagcccaggcaacagagcaagatcctgtctcaacaaatattttttgaaaaagattcaACTGATACATTCAATTCTCTTTATACTTTTTCATCAAAAACCTAATAAGATTAGTGTATTTCCACTTTGGGGGGTGGAATTTGGAGGTGGTTATAGTCCTATCAGGAAACTGGAAATCAAATCCATCACTCtctaaattataaatttagtagtttgatatttttcatcacaaaggagaaaaaaaaacccatctagAGTAGTGTTTCTCATGTGTATATTCCCCAGGGTTCTGGAAAACCATGTAAGATAAAGTGCAGTTGCGGGATCAGGTGGAGGGCTGTGGAGGAGCCTAGAGAGGAGTAGTCTAGGGGGTTTGCTGATTTTACGTGAACTGAAACGCAGCAGTGGGAAGAAATTTGCTTTGTTGGTTATCCCAAAAGCTAGAGCCAGGATTAACAGATAAAAGTTACAGAGAGATTTCAATTCAacttcagaaacaaacaaacaaaaaaacgttTCAGCCCCTGGTGCTGTCTAACCACTGACTGGGATTGTCATGAAACACAGTCCTACCACAGGAGGTAACACAGAAGTCAGGAACGTAAGCCCCGCAGTAGCTGGGAGGTGGCTGTCCTGAGTGATTCCCAAAGGCCTATCCACCTCTAGAGCTCTATGTTATGATCATGGTATGATCACTTTAACTTACCAGAGCTCCTTTCAGGTCTTGGAGGGGAGAACGTGGCTGGTGCATGGTGCATTCGAAGTGCTGGGTTTCTGCCAGTTGGCCAACCTCTTTGACTATCTGAAGAAACAGAATGTGATTCTTTGAGATGgagataaagaaatgaaatggtGTTTTCCATTTCCACCAAAAAATCGTGGAGAGTGGGGTCAAGGGGGATGTGGGACTGAGGGGGACTGGGAAAGTTGCAGGATTAGCATAGGGACTTTAAGGACACAGATCTGCCATCTGACATTTCTAGAGAATGGCATGGGGATCTGCAAATCATGGATACAGTAAGAAGATATCATATTTTCCCCTTAAAGATGACAAGAGGGAGGCGTTTTGAGCCTCATGGGAGTCAGTATaccccaaaaaacaaaccccaagaGTTTTTTAGAGTTGTAAAAAgggttggtttttattttctaggttttaCTAAATATGTCATAGTTAAATGAGATTTGCTTCATGTATAACCTGCAGAGAAGAGGCTTCAGATTCTGGGTCTTCTTTAATactaaattatctttattatttctcagaAAAGAGATAATTCCTTCCAATGATaatgaaatgatttaaaattttttcctttctcagccCTACGTTATTTTTCGGGTTAATCAGCTAACatagatggcttctttccttacaTGACCCTGATGAGTGGtcgtattttataaataaaaatcctcccagcactttgggaggccaaggtgggaggatcccttgagcccaggagttcgagaccagcctaggcaacaaagggaaaccccatctctatacaaaattttaaaaattacttgggtGTGATaatacatgcctgtggtcccagctatgcagaaggctgaggtgggaggatcacttgagcccaagaggtcaaggctgcagtgagctgtgattgtgctactaaactccagcctagataacacagtgagaccctgtctcagaaaacaaccccagaaaacaaaaaagcaagtacCTCACGTTAGTGTTGGTGCCAGTTCTATCATCTAATCTATATGAAATTAAATCAGCATGTTTTCTACTACGTTATTTTATCATCTTGAGTTTGCTAATTCCTGTATTCTACCAGTCTCCAACTTTGCTTAAATGCCCCTACCAGTGAAAAGAAATGATAGGGCATGCATCCCTGATAAGGAtactcatttataaattataaaaaggtACTGATCTAAtatcacagatatttttaaaagatgaaatgaaaaacacataCAAAGTTCTAACGTTTTCTTtcaaaatcccaaagaatcaTCTCTGATACAGACCTTGACCCTATCGCATTGTTTCTAATTCCTTTAGCAATCCCATACACTCAGAATGTGACGTGCTATCTCACACTAGTTGCTATTAATGTATTCTTTTggaatttttccagttctttGTTTAGCCCCGTCTGAACCGAAAGTAGGAATGGGACTTCTATTTTGTAAGTGCCTTATCTCAGCTGGAGTATCTAGGGTACAACATCATAGAATATTGCCATTGGGGCTCATCCTGAATGTTTAATATAGTTAAATTGAATCAAATTGCTATGTCTTATTTTGAAGCTGAGAGAAACTTACCTCTTGGAAAGAATCCATCAAATTTTCGGCATCTCTCTTTCCTCCAGGACGCAGTCCATAGGACCAGTGCTGGCTGGAGCAGCCCTCCACACACAGAGTCAGCAGAATAAGGCCAGCTAGGAGTTTTGGAATTGGCTCCATTCTAAGGCACATGAATGCACAATCAAATTAGACGCAGACAAGGTTGAGTAGAAACTAAAAGACCTCTTTAGTGAAAAAGCTAGCATCTATATCACTAACCCTGCAGAAGACAGAAGTCA
This region includes:
- the GNRH1 gene encoding progonadoliberin-1 isoform X1, whose protein sequence is MCLRMEPIPKLLAGLILLTLCVEGCSSQHWSYGLRPGGKRDAENLMDSFQEIVKEVGQLAETQHFECTMHQPRSPLQDLKGALESLIEEETGQKKI
- the GNRH1 gene encoding progonadoliberin-1 isoform X2, with product MEPIPKLLAGLILLTLCVEGCSSQHWSYGLRPGGKRDAENLMDSFQEIVKEVGQLAETQHFECTMHQPRSPLQDLKGALESLIEEETGQKKI